Proteins encoded within one genomic window of Leptolyngbya sp. CCY15150:
- a CDS encoding CHAT domain-containing protein, with protein QLMSLWKVDDFGTSDLMQGYYERLMDGAGRSEALRDIQRELQSTGAYGHPYYWAGFIASGNWRAMEGGE; from the coding sequence GTCAACTGATGAGCCTGTGGAAGGTAGACGATTTTGGCACGAGTGACCTGATGCAGGGGTACTATGAACGGTTGATGGACGGAGCTGGACGCAGTGAGGCGCTGCGGGATATTCAGCGAGAGTTGCAATCGACAGGGGCTTACGGTCATCCTTATTATTGGGCTGGATTTATCGCGTCGGGCAATTGGCGCGCTATGGAGGGAGGGGAATGA